The Hippocampus zosterae strain Florida chromosome 10, ASM2543408v3, whole genome shotgun sequence genome contains the following window.
GCGCGGTGCAGTACTTTGTTGCAGCAGTCCATTTTGTTGCTGCCCTCTTTTACAGTATACAATAAAAGAGCCACATGCAATGGACTAATTACAAGACACACTcattcttcatttttcttttggtcaTGCATCATTCTGACTGATGCTTTCAATACGTAGTGTTGTTTATACAGTACCTCACTAATTGGAAGTGCTAAAATCACCCCAACCAAAATTTAACAGTGGAAAGGGTATACTGTCATGCCAATGCAAGTATTATTCCTAACactgttaaaaaataattacacacGTAAAGTATTTTCACGACAATAAATGTAATGATGGCTTAGGATTTTAGTATGGTAGTACATtacattcaactttttttttcattttggtgaGTGCACAGGTTAGTATTTAATCACACATTGAACTGATTAACAAATTTAGTGTCACAGGTGGTATCGGAAATGGTATAAAATAACTCCATTGCTTAAGAAATAATGTGAATTGAGCAATAATAGTAACATGACATTCAACTTACTTTTCCTTTTGCTGCTCAGCCTCTTTGAAACTTTGGTTGACATGATGAacttcctttttaatttttttttttacttttttcttctctgtgttCTCCACATCACATCATTGAATGAAACTGTGCCGAAATCTGTGATTGAATTTAAATTCACTGCGTTAAAATCACTCGCATAAAAATTCTTTgacctcatttcaaatgttcttttgaAATGTGTAGATTGTGCATGTTCTTACCTATCTCTCCTCATATATTAGGTTGAAATTAGCTGTTGTTGTCAGAAAAGACGGGACATATTCCTTCACATATACTGAGTCAGAAGTCAGTGGCTGTTGCCAACCGGTGGAGCTATTATAGGCGTCTGTCCGCACATTCCTCGTGTTGTGTTCTATCTCCAGCATTCATCATGTACTAGGTCTATTAGTCGCACGCATAAACGCAAGTAAGTGGCACCACTGGTTGTGTCAACTTTCTTTgcctggcacaaaaaaaaatgcacatacaAGTATGGTTGGAATTTGGCTGGAAACTAAATGAGTCAAACTTGATAAATCTTCATTGACATATTCATGTACCTGCTTACATCTTTCATTCTACATTTCATATGTAAAAAGGTGTCGATACATACAGTGCATTATTGTTATGATtcgtttattgtttttttaaatcgtaagtacacacatgcgcacaaaaACACTTCTGGTAACAAAGTGGACACTTGCAATTTGTGGCAGTTGATCCACAAAATCTAGAATAAATAAAGAACTGATACAtgaatgtgttttcatttttccccattttgagTCTCAGTGGGTATTTACCTTCTACCCCTAGAATAGTGCACTCCCACTTTCTCGCTACATGGTGACCTGGCATTAGTGTGTGGGCAAGAGATTCTTGCGCGTCTGTACTCATACTCAAACAAATAAACCGATACCATGGGACTGATACTTTTATGTAAAAACAATTAGGCTCTTCAAAATGGATGAACTCCTCTCAAGTAATGACAGAGGCCAAGGTCGAGATTCTCAAGTCAGCTACCCTCCCGTTTCAAAGCCACAGAGTGGTACATCGAGTAAAGAGAAGTAAATCACAATTTTCCTGTCGCAGTCTTATCTTGTGATAAGTTGTGGTATTCCAAAATTAGCAGTCTTGTTTCTGTGATTcctgactttatttttgtagtTAACACACAAAGCGCCAAACTCAATGTTGTTCTTCGCCTATTATTTCTTCTTCATCCCTTACCTACTGCATGAAATTCATCTACAGAGTGCCCCCTAACGTTCAGTCTGAGACACTACACAACTGAAACTGTTATAGGTGTGAGATGTATGCCAAGAGTGTAAGAAAAACATGCAGTTGGCTGTTAAAATATCATTGACGGACAGTCGTTCCTCTAAAAAGTTGTATATTTGTTCGAAACTTGGGCTATGTTCAAGACAAGCTTGTGTTCATGAACCAGATGTGATTGCAACAAAACCTGTTTATCAAAATCTGCAGTAACGATGCATCCCTAATTTCCACTTCCAACAACAGTACTCTTTGACTTGACTCGCACACAATTTTGTGAGTTTTGACGACTGCACAGGCAAACAATCACTCACATGGtgtgtgtttgcactgtggAGAAAAATGCAAGCGCACCTGAGGGATAAGTTGTTGGGCGGAGGACAAAGATTAGCTCCTCTCTATTTGTGTCTTGCAAAGCTCTTTAACATGTCCTGCAAAGCTCTATTACCTTCCTGTGTCAGACACTGTGGAaataaagtgtgtgtatgtatgtgtgtgtgtgtgtgtgtgtgtgtgtgtgcgcgcgcgcgtgcatctTGGAGCAAGTGCGAGCTGCCATAATCAAGACAATTGTCCTTGTGGAGCCGCTCTTTAATCTTCCCTTGGTGTGCCCCCATAGCTTCCCTTCAGCGGCACCGTGGAAAACGAGCTGAGGGCACGAAGGACTATCATCGTGAACGCCGAAGTGGTCAAGATGTTGATTACCATGCTAACAGCCATCTACGTGATGGTCCGAGTCGCAGAATCGGTAAGGCTATGACAACGGCTTATGAACGATCTTGTCATTTATGTTAGTGGTTGCAATCAGATTGAATAAGAGGTGACAACACGTTCTCAGATTCTGTACTTAAGTAGAGGTATTTGTGTCGGGAAAGATGTGTGTAAAAGTCAAGGCACTGGTTTGAATCCTTTACTTAAGAAAAAGTAAAACAGTACTCTGCATTGTACTTAAAAGGAATTTTACAGTCAATTACTTGCAATATCTGTTTTAATAACTcaggaaaatgaacaattcttgtttttgttttttaaaccaagAGCTAGTTAGTTCCCATATCTTAGCTAACGTTTTGAATTGacggaaaaaaactaaatgcaaAATTAGCGACTCAGATTTTGCTTTACAAATTAGAATTTTTGAATACcagctgttttgttgtttttttttttgactgacacaagacaacacattcaTCACGAATCAATTCTGTTGATGTGGAATATGCTATCTTGCTTTGTTGCCGTCATTACTGCTATCGGGGTCACATATCTCCATGTTGCCGccattcctgtttttttttttttcaatcaatcgATCTCAACTGTGGTTGACTTTACCTCTCACTAGTTATGTTGTCATCAGCAGTGGTTAAACAAAGTCAAGAATTTCAGCAAAGCAAAGAGCCGAAAATTCAAATACGCTTTGTTTTTAAGTGTATGTCTAAGTCAAAATatgctgtaaaaataaatgcagaaaAATCGACTTAAGTACAATAGCAAAGTAATCTAAAATCTAAACATAACGATGTGCCGCCTAATGCTAAAAGTTGTTTCTGATGTTTTGTATATAGTCGAATACGTTAGGCTTTTACAATATGTATGCAAGTAAGACGAAACGTAAAAATATGAAGCAGTTCTACACAACTGCAAACATGTATGTGTATTTTATACATGAGAAATGACTTGCAACCTTACTTTTGAAATTATATCTTGTGTCAGCATCAATTTGACGTTtttcatgttcattcattcatcttcctaaccgcttgatcctcactagggtcgcggggggtgctggagcctatcccagctgtctccgggcagtaggcgggggacaccctgaatcggttgccagccaatcgcagacgtTTTTCATGTAAAGAACTCAATTTAAAGTTCAGCGCTTTTATTATAATCCTACGCATCAAGTTATTTGAATACAAACTATGATTAAAGAGAGGAAAATATCTGGCGTCAAGGGAAATAACACTACTAAGAACGCATCATGAGATCTTCGTAGGCGCATTTAGTATTTCGAAttgcaacaaaaatgtgtttgacctTTTATGAGTCTAATTACTGATGTTTGCGTTTGCAGATAGGGGAGCACTTTGCCCATCAGGAGGAGCCTCTGCCTTACATGGTGTCCCAGCCTTTGCCTTGGCAGGTGCATTCGGTGTCACACAGCCGCAGAAGCAGTAAAGCAGAAGAGGTTTGCAAACGCTTGGCTCGCATTAAACCTAATGTAGTGTCCTTGGGTCAAATTTGAACCGTTTTTATATTTGGTTGTGATAAAAGGACCTTAAATGTCATTCGTTCGCTCAGAAATTGGAATGACTTTTCCCAAAAGTGagacaaaatacacaaacatgaaaatatttgaaaatcttTCTAGAGGTACTACTCTTTGTGTACACTGTGATTTTTGCAGATCAAATTTGACTCATGTCCTTTGTAAAATTGATTTTAGATTTAGAAATGGTGGTCATTTTGAAAATCTGAACCtggatactgtacagtatatgttttatgGGTCATACAGTATGTAGTTTCATTCAAGTGGGAACatctgagggggaaaaaaacggttaGGATTCTTCTTACCACATTTGCACAGGTTGCCTTGTAAACATGCTGCTGTTCGTTTTTTTTGAAGGGTCAGTGGGGGTTTTCGGGAGATTTCAAAACGGTGAAAGAGTGCATGTCatctgtttttgtatttttatggagcaaacaaatacaaagagacaaccccccaccccaataaaAGTGTAAAAGTGCATAAAAATGATCCTACATACTGAATAGAACATAGAGAAGTCATACAGAGGTCGAGAACTGCACCTGCAAAATCAAGTACCAGGCAAAAATCCTTTTCTCTGAAACATTGATTACAAGTTAattaatccattcattcatgtcAGACTGTTATTACGTTTTGAAATAAGTAGTTCAATTTGATAGAGAATTATTGTGAGGATATTCCTGTCTGGGATCAATATGTGCTCGGAGAATGAAtagtatgaaagggttaagcaaaTACCGTATACACGTACTGCACACAAGGCCCATCGTGCACCctcaaaaatgacttttcacATAACACTGAAGGTTTCTGAAACACCGCGTCTTGTTCATTGTGCTGTTATTCGCTCATCAAGATCGCGGATGATGACTTGAGTGGAAATATTACATTGATCATATTGTGATCAAACAAAATGGATGTTGAAACCAGTCAGGCTGAAGTACATCTGTCATCACTTTGTGCATACTTTTTTGACCTGCAAATTTCCTCGCTCTGCGCCTTAAATtgatttagttgaggttattcCGATCATCCAAAGGAGTTTGATGTTCCAATCACTGCAAAATGAGCGAAGAGTTGCAACATGTGACTGAAGCCAAAACAACACGTCAACCATTTTGTAGTGGGGAAAAACACCTGACTTTCCTCAATAGGGCGGCACATACCATCCTGCAAATGGAGCCTGTTTGATGACTGGTAGTGCTTTGACAGGCGTCCAAACAGGCTCTGATACATAGCATTTAACTGTTTGACGAACAAGGATTGGCTGTGAAACAATAATGGAGAGCAAACAGCCccaaaaacaattatttaaaaaaaataacatggagAACAGTTTGCAACAAATGGAGTTCCCAGATAGGGTAAAAGTCAGCCTAGCTTCAAttacttcctcttttttttggctAGCTGAATGCTTTGTGACACAATCCCGTTTCTCACTGAATCAAAATGCTACTATGCCAaacatttgaagatgtgtacTGTATTGGTCATTTGGACTACACCGCGCACAATAAGAAACTGGCCGCGGGTTGTCCTCACTAAGTGTCGGGCGCTCGTATTTGAAAACTCATTCAAGATAGTAAAACTCACTACGTGATGTTTGAAGTCAATTGTTGGTTGGTGCGACAATCAGAGCGGCCACAGAGGCAAGTTGAGCAGCTCTAGCCTTTAGCCTTTAGCGTCCAACCTTCAAGCTTTTCCTGCTGTGCTTTGGCTGCAAATCCCAATCAAGGCGATTTGTCTTGGAGGTCATTACTAAAAGTCTGGAAATCTCTCACACGCGcgcgaagacacacacacacacacacgcgcgcgcgtatGCATGCACAGACACAAGGCTAGTCATGCACGTGGCACCACGGACACGCGCTGTCCTTCAAGTAAGCTGGGTACTCTTCTTGTGCACATCATGCATTCCAGCTCATCTTATCTGATTTGAGAGTTGAAAATATGTGAAGAATGTTTAAGCGGACAGCTCGGTCACATAGCAGTACTGATGCTGATTACACTGGTTTGTATCTGATGCTTCTGCTCACGCAACTCAGCATTCGCTTCTTCATTTGGACATCACTCCTCGGAGACTTGAGTGTCAGATCAGAGAgccaaaaatgaaacattttgttaGGACCCTTGTCGGCAGCGAGACCGATAAAATCATTGTCAGAATGGAATGGGAGCCAAGTCAGTTGTGTGTATGTTCTTAGAGTCGCACTATGTCTGAGGTCagtgaggttgttttttttaaaaaacaatataaGTGAATTACAATGTAACAGGGCCAATAATCAAAAacattactgtactgtattataaTTACACGAAATCTGTGAAATAGTAAATACCTGAGGTGTTCTTTTACTATATCGTCCTTTATCAAAGGGTGGAACAAAAATTTTGATGTGCTCCCCACTTCACTAATTGGCTCAACATGACTCTGCTCACTATAGTTTGTCTTGACATGTTTTGCAGCTCGATGGCTTTAGAAGGAACAGCATGGGCGTGTACAGAAAGTGTAAGTAACACTCTTATTTTTCGAAAGACATCATTTTGAAGTACAATAATTATACAACCAATATATTTGTCAGATTCCAACGCCAGTAACGGCACGTGTTGCACCGAGCTGGTTGGCCCACCTCCCCACAGCCCCGTGGAAGCCAACAAGGCCGCCGCCACCATCCAGACTCATTTCAGGAAGTTCCAGCAGAAGAAGCAAAAGAATGGCAAATAAACCAGTTGAACTTCttggacacacgcacacgcgcacacacacacacacacacacacacacacacacacacacacacacacacacacacacacaaaaccttcAAACTACGTAAACAACACAGGCTGTACATTAAAGCTAACGACATACCTTAGCACGGTTACATTCagtaaaacaggggtgtccaaactttttgccaagggggccagattttatgtggtaaaatgtcggggggccgaccttggctgacattctttacattgaacaacaatattgttcaactaattttagtaagccagtctgtttcacatttccatttttattttaatttcaacaatcttaagaatttcttttggttcatttgaaacaggtatatcacatgcaactgcttattcacttgactttttcttaaacagaagtctcctgagtgcaaattgattgatttgaaacataaaatgcatcaccatgacttttcaatagtcacaaaacctttgactcgaacaacagggaaatgaacaagcaatacacatatccacaactgcaaggatcatttgaaatatgacatatcagtcaatataaacacggagtgatgtcttgttaactcgtgagtgatgccctctcgtgtctaaatgctattactcatttagtgaatgctattactcatttagccactagagggaagtagtactctatgaaacatcactcaccagtctacgagacctcagtcaatgcaacacgtgttccattgcgcccaacctgcgggccagacggcactgattttatgacaggggccgagggccggatgaaattcgaccgcgggccggatttggcccgcgggccggactttggacatgcctgcagtaAAACATCGAAATCAACTGTGTGGTTAGCATACCActtgggctccctctagtggtacttgAAAAAACTCATTGCCCAAGTACAGTTCAACTTTGCTCACTTTAAAAATTTGGACATgacagctgttaaaaaaaacatttattttgttatgaGTACTTAATGTGCAATACATTgaattggaattattatttaaatgcagtttttctATTTTCCTATACTGATCTTATTGGTCTGTCTCTGTACACATATTTTATTCTTGTGAAAAATTTGTGATCCCTGTGTTGTCATTTACACTTAACTTGTCACTTCATCAGGAATAATTGCACAAGCTAATGAGAGTCAACAGAAGCGCTGCATCAAATGATTCTGCCTtcacaaaaaataacattttaaatgaatgatcATATAATACACTGTATGTTGTATAATAATGCATGAAACTATAAATAACAACTTTTTAATCAATTCATTTTACAATGTTTAGGATGTAGTTTACAAAATATCTAAGCACTTTAACTAAACGAGAGAGAGGAAACGTGAAcagattattttttatatttagtaTCGATGTCACAGTCTGCATGatggaacagaaccatgacaattgattaattttttttctttattttttgagaAAGATAAATTTGTTCAAAAGTTGGTCTTGGACGTGCAACACAGAACCAGTTCCTACAAACACTGCTTACAACAAGGGTGCCCAAacgtcgatcgcgaggggtgtagagaggggggggggggggggggggaataaacgactctaaatatttgtgtgtctgtatgcGTGCTATTAATATGATATATTCCTGTGTTGGTGCAGACTACACCCATAGCAtcctattttaaaaattaaataaagtacaaaagcaggtcacctttaacacGCAGTGGCGCGTGAcgtgcatcaccggaagttgtaagcgctcagcagtctgcaattgcagcttgcggtcagagctgttgcgctatatttttattgttgttattcatAGAGATATTGTTCATcttggcatgcgtgtgtacgtgcgtgcgtatgGGCACGTGTaaggtaacgggtcgatcgcggcaAGGTGATCGATCGAAAAGTACATTTTCGGTCacaaaagtttgggcacccctggctaaCAATATACTGAACAACTCGACGATACAAGGCAGACACTCCAGCCATTCCAGTTATTCGCATACATACTTTATCAACCACTTACTGCTCCTTTGTCTTTACTTTCTGAAAAGGAATACcactttgtaaatttccccagtgtgggacaaataaagcatatcttatcttatttgaggCATCTCTTGCTTTCATTCAAGACGCATTTTGTGAGTAAGCGTTGCTATTATTTTGAACGCTGCCATAGCCCTTGTGGACTATGGAATGTTGTGATCCTGTACAGGCAAGTATTGATGTATGTCTATGAAAGCAATCACCTCAGTGTTGGCAAAATAAATGCAGAAATATGACAAGTGTTCATTTGCAGTCCGCCTGGTGGATTTCTCGTTTATTTGCAATATGGCGACCTCTAGTGGACAACGTTAGGTATTACGTGCCTGCAGGAATAGAaggaggaaacaaacaaacaaaaacaaatgaatgctaCATTACTGATTGTTGACGCAGAATCAAAATAGCAAGTGCTACCTTTGTAGCCTCGACACCTTTGGGACTGAGTACCCTTTTTGGTCCAGGTATAGTAACAAGCAAACCAATAATTAGCCCCTAGTAGAGAGTACAGTACTTGGAAGTTATTCTTGCTTTGAGGTATAGTTTTCTCCTAACGTCAATtgcaatttattcattcattcatcttccgaatcgcttgatcctcactagggtagcggggggtgctggagcctatcccagctgtctccgggcagtaggcgggggacaccctgaatcggttgccagccaatcacaggacacacagagacgaacaaccatccacgctcacactcacacctagggacaatttaaagtgttcaatcagcctgccactgcacgaatgtcggaggaaaaccggagcacccggagaaaacccacgcaggcccggggagagcacgcaaactccacacagggaggccggagctggaatcgaacccggcacctctgcgctgtgaagccgacgtgctaaccactgggctaccgggccgccaattgcaatttttaaataattttttaatcTCACCATAAATGTTGTGTAAATATGAGTGATTtacgtaaatattttttttcccggcaacgatcgcagtttgaccatcgccgccattgttgttttgatcttgcgttaagtaatctcgcgagacgagattggcgagctCGGCCTTCACCTCGCCAAGTTGTGTaatgttaaaacaagtgttgtgaacaagtgttgcgaaagtttattgcagagatatcacagaggaagcagctaaagttggatagctTTTTGCGatgataagttgactttgagaaagccttgcatcattggaagcagagtaaagagaggagaatttatgaactcaaagactgaaccatgggatgaaatttctcagcaaatcttgcatgcctgaattatttaaaaaattgcagcatttgtttataagaaataaatctatgatcaatgtatattgttgttgtttgtcttattatcatatgcaattgaagaagtagaccatttcagaattcgaaatttgggactctctaaatgcataatgggactcatatttttctgccttactatactatgtcgttttgttcggctcaaaacgccttactaaactatgtcattttttttcaggctaaaaacgccttactatactatgtcgtttttttcgggctaaaaacgactactatactatgtcgttttttttcgtctaaaaacgccttgctatactatgttgtttttttcgggctaaaaacggcttactatactatgttgttttttttcgaacTAAAAACGcctactatactgtcgtttttttcgggctagaaacgcctactatactatgtcgttttttttcggctaaaaacgccttgctatactatgtcgtttttttcgggctaaaaacgccttactacactatgtcgtttttttcgagctaaaaacgccttactatactatgtcgtttttttcgggctaaaaacgccttactatactatgtcgttt
Protein-coding sequences here:
- the LOC127609418 gene encoding uncharacterized protein LOC127609418 yields the protein MLITMLTAIYVMVRVAESIGEHFAHQEEPLPYMVSQPLPWQVHSVSHSRRSSKAEELDGFRRNSMGVYRKYSNASNGTCCTELVGPPPHSPVEANKAAATIQTHFRKFQQKKQKNGK